The Stappia sp. genome window below encodes:
- a CDS encoding cytochrome P450, whose amino-acid sequence MYAPPRTKSLPALAALLRCLWRGDGDLLGLLPAAAYRMDIGPLGYSRRSTVIVNDPELVLHVLKDPEGIFPKSDLMVGALEPLVGDSIFVSAGARWRRQREMIDPAFSHIRLNRAFTAMQAAVDAYETHLDRCAETGAPISLDLAMSHLTADIITRTVFSMPLASRIAHDVFADFAEFERHVAHVKILRLIFDPAFHPVDQPDAVRAACARIRAHLGELIDTHLAAGADFNDIASAVIGARDTETQTPFGREELIDQLGVFFLAGHETTASVLIWVFYILSQRPDIAEKVRAEVDAIVGSREVGFEHTRRLAYTRQVFRETLRLYPPITFLPRVAMAATTLGGRRIKRGALVMIAPWVIHRHHAYWPDPDVFDPDRFAPEREKDIRHGTFLPFGLGPRICVGAAFAQTESALILARLLRRFDFAPLAPDSVRPAARLTTRPAEQIMVRVTQRG is encoded by the coding sequence TTGTACGCGCCCCCCCGCACGAAATCGCTGCCCGCGCTCGCCGCGCTCCTGCGCTGCCTGTGGCGCGGCGACGGCGATCTGCTGGGCCTGTTGCCGGCGGCGGCCTATCGCATGGACATCGGCCCGCTCGGCTATTCGCGGCGCTCCACGGTGATCGTCAACGATCCGGAGCTGGTGCTGCATGTGCTGAAGGACCCGGAGGGGATCTTTCCCAAGAGCGATCTGATGGTGGGCGCGCTGGAGCCGCTCGTCGGCGATTCCATCTTCGTCTCCGCCGGCGCGCGCTGGCGCCGCCAGCGGGAGATGATCGACCCCGCCTTCTCCCACATCCGCCTCAACCGCGCCTTCACCGCCATGCAGGCCGCCGTCGATGCCTACGAGACGCATCTGGACCGCTGCGCTGAGACGGGCGCGCCGATCTCGCTCGATCTGGCGATGAGCCATCTGACGGCGGACATCATCACCCGCACGGTGTTTTCCATGCCGCTCGCCTCGCGGATCGCGCATGATGTCTTCGCCGATTTCGCCGAGTTCGAACGGCATGTGGCGCATGTGAAGATCCTGCGGCTGATCTTCGATCCCGCCTTCCATCCGGTCGACCAGCCCGACGCGGTGCGTGCCGCCTGCGCCCGCATCCGCGCGCATCTGGGCGAACTGATCGACACGCATCTGGCGGCGGGCGCGGACTTCAACGACATCGCCTCCGCCGTGATCGGCGCGCGCGACACCGAGACGCAGACGCCCTTCGGTCGGGAAGAGCTGATCGACCAGCTCGGCGTGTTCTTTCTTGCCGGGCACGAAACGACGGCCAGCGTACTGATCTGGGTCTTCTACATTCTGTCGCAGCGCCCGGACATCGCAGAAAAGGTGCGCGCCGAGGTCGATGCAATCGTCGGCAGCAGAGAGGTCGGCTTCGAGCACACCAGGCGGCTCGCCTATACGCGGCAGGTCTTCCGCGAGACGCTGCGGCTCTATCCGCCGATCACCTTCCTGCCGCGCGTGGCGATGGCGGCGACGACGCTTGGCGGACGCAGGATCAAACGCGGCGCGCTGGTGATGATCGCGCCCTGGGTCATCCACCGCCATCACGCCTATTGGCCGGACCCGGATGTCTTCGACCCCGACCGCTTTGCGCCCGAGCGCGAAAAGGACATCCGGCACGGCACCTTTCTGCCCTTCGGGCTGGGCCCGCGCATCTGCGTCGGCGCCGCCTTCGCGCAGACCGAAAGCGCGCTGATCCTGGCGCGTCTGCTGCGCCGCTTCGATTTCGCGCCGCTGGCGCCCGACAGCGTGCGCCCGGCCGCCCGTCTGACCACGCGGCCGGCGGAGCAGATCATGGTGCGGGTGACCCAGCGCGGGTGA